The Brienomyrus brachyistius isolate T26 chromosome 7, BBRACH_0.4, whole genome shotgun sequence DNA segment GAGTTCAATGAAAGGAAAAAGTATCAGGGAATAGATTTAAAGACACACTACAAATAGTCGTCAGCGTACTGTTGTCAGAGCAGCAGGGGATCAGCGTCACTGGAAGTAGAGATGGCACACATGAGCATGCGATGGGGCACACCGCAGGTGGCATGAGACTAAGGGCACAGCCTCGCCCTGTGGCCCCATGGAGGGTGGAGCTGAACCGCGTCACTCCCTCGTACTATAACGTGAACCTCATGCGCACGGATTCCGCATTTTCTCTCTGTTTGCTTCATCTAGTTGGTTAAAATTCACTATTATTGCTCGTTGGCCTTCCTGGTATGATAAGCTCTCCGTGACGTAAATCCTGCGTGGGCAGCTGTTACTGCTTTCCACCGTTCGTCATCTCCACCATGGTGTGGGACAAGGCCTCTTAGGCAAGGAGGCAGCACCTTGTCCAGAGGAAGACTCTGTATTCACAATAATCTCAGTGTACTTCAGATGCAAAATGATCTGAGTttcaaacaacaaaaaaaaaaaattgagcatTAAAGCTACTGTAAAAGTTACAACGgctttatatttatatgtaatttaATTCTATGTGTGTTATCATGAGACCTTAAAATCTCCAAATGAAACTATGTAGGTTGCAGGGGAAACAAAATTGCAAACAATTGTTTTGTGCTCTTCTTGATAATTGTGCCATCTAGTGGAGACCTTGGGGAAGTACGTCAACACCACATGCACCAGCACTGGCCAAGGCTAAGATAAGCACTAGGAAAGATCTCCCCCGATCTATTTGGCTGCTTTGCAATGTTCTGTTTTCACACACCAGCATGATCTGCTCTGACGACAGTGGGCGCTGCACAAAAGCATGCTGTACAATCGTCATTACACGTCCGTCTTCATTATGATAACCATTGTCATCATCATGGTAATTGTAACCTCGAGACAAAAATAGTTTTATGCACTTACAAAGCTCAGAAAATAGATAAATAGATTCATAGTTTACCAGCATTCAGTAAAAAATCAACTAAAGGAATTCCAAAACACCAAAACTTGTCCCAGTTGAAAGTCATGCAAATAAATGCCATTTATGATATCACTAGATAACTGTAGTTTTACAATATATAATCTTTTAAAagttaatatttaaaatgattatttgCAATGCTAAAcacacataagaacataagaaccaTACTTCGGCAACATGCTGCCTCTTCTCTCcttttgaagggggggggggattcgtgAGATTTGTCCGTCTTTTGTTTCCCCAAACCAAAACACATGGGGGGTCCACAAAACTCCTAACATGATTTCACATTTTATGTAATAATGgaataaaatatgttttttaaaaataacccaGAAGACAAACAGACTGACCCTCCTCTTGGGTTTATTTTGTGAGCTTATGAATGTGAACGCAGGACCTCACTGCTCACTGTctttctgttgggggggggggggtcctcatcTCCACCCTCATCACTCACACAAGCTTGAGTTTACAAAGTCACAGGGGCTGTGACTCACGCACCCACAGCGCAGTCAAAAAACGGAAAGAAGcgtacaaacatacacagacatgtaagtcgaaaggaaaataaataaatatataaacctGAGGACTGTGCAGTGCATCGTGGGATGAAGTTGAGTCTTGGTGCTCTTGTGCCATGCTCCCTCTATGGCGCCCCCTAGAGTCACAGCTTACTCACTGCACTACCCACAACAGCGTAACGTACACCAGCGCATTGGCAAAGAGCCGGCTCAATCCAAACACGCGCCATAACACTTTCGGCTTCATGTTCGCCGCTGGTACGCAGCAGCTGGAGTGGTTGAGGGTTTGGGCGAGAGCATAAATACCCTCTATGCCGTTCAGCGTCCACCTTGCCCAGATGCACCGCGTTAGCATGTGCTAACCGCCACGTCAAAAACACCTGCGGGCGACGGCAGCTCCGAATCACGCTACCAAGCTGTAGTTCGCTAAGTCATCATCAAACAACGATAAAATGTTAACGGTAACATTAAAATGCACCCAAACAGTCTCCATTTCAAAATATGTCATAAAAAAACTAGGAAAATCATGTCTTCGATTTTCCAATaagtaaatacaaaataaatccaCAAGCTGcatatacaaaataaataaagacaatGACGATAATCGTAAAACCTGCATTGCAAAGGAACGGCCTGACAGGAAATTCCACCTCAACATGATGCCGATGCTCCTCCTGCCACCGGGTTCCTCCACACACTCCAGTCCGCAGCGACTCTACGCAGCATCACTGGCTTCATTAATAAAAAGGCCAGCATCCTGCCACACTATTCCCCCCCATTTCATGGGAACACACTTGTCTTTATTCGCCATCAATCGCTGAGatgccaccaacccccccccccaccccactaaaCACTAAACGTGACAGAAATGAGTCACACCTGTGGGTAGCTTATGAACTCCAGGGGTCTCTGCTATGGGTCGTATCACTCTGGCTGACTCGCTCTCAGCCGCACTGCTACTAGAAAGACcctcgggggggggagggggggggcactgtatgCGGGACACACAGCAGAATGCAAACCCAATGAAACACAATGAGACTGCTGGGAATAAAAAAAAGCCAAGGTGGGGGCTGAGCAGTGGCATGGCTGGAGCACTGAACCATGGAGGAAAGTTCTAGAGGATCTGGAGGCCAGCCGTCACGCTGCTGTTGCAGAGGGGGCACATGGTGGCATTCATCACGGCACACGATGAGCAAAGGACACAAGCAAATGAGGGAACCAGAGGCAAACCTCCAGGTCTCTCGCCTTACACTGCATAATGGGGTTCGGAAAGGGGGCGTGGCTGGAGGCAGTGCCGACctgagccagccaatcgcagccCGGCACGCAGGGCGGATACCTCCAGTGCTGACGAAAGTGACGATTATGCTTCTACAGGCCTCTCTCAGCTCCCCTTCCCTCTCAGGCAACCCCCATCCTCCAAACGACAACAAAAAAAACCTAACGAATGAAGAAATAAAACCCGCTCTCACTTCCAATGCCAGGCTGCGCAGGATCATCGTAAGCTGAGAAAAGCGTGTCCAAAACTGCCAACGTTTCTCTTACCAAGCACGATAAAAAAACAGCCACTGTGAATACTAGAAAAGTCATGCGTtcttaaaaagagaaaaaagaaaaatgatttaAATAAATTGTCTTAAACTCCTAGAAACCACTGGCATCAAGAATATGAATTGTACCAATTAAATATACAGTCGCTATAATAgccataataatagtaataatgatGTTGACGATGATGAGAATAACAATAAATGTTTTGTTTAAAACTTTACATACTATAATTTGAGTATCTGTGTGCTACGACACAAATCCCTGGTGTAAGATGATCAAAGAGTTAGgacaacaaaaaaacacagcGTGAGGATTATAATACTGGAGCATTAATTAAAAGTCTCTTCCCTCATCCAGAGGCTTAGCTGCAGCTACTGCCACGGGACATCTTGGCGTGTGGAGCTCTCATggcaggtgggtgggggggcagcgggGGTCAAAGCTGAGGTGCGGtcaaggtcagggctggggtgGTGGCGCCTGGGTGGGgagggttggggggaggggtgaatgCGTGAACTGGACGCTGATAGGCAGGTGCAGTAGCGAGGGCAGCCCAGCAGGTGGCGGTACTTGTAAAAAGAGACTTGCATGCGGGTGAGCACGGATGCCCAGAGTGGGAGGGCTATGTGCCGGCAGCTCAGAGCTCTCCAACTCGGGACTTGTTCTCCATTCCCTCCTTccatccctctctccctctcaccagGCAGGCGTTACTGTCTCCCCTGAAAGATAGGCGTGCGCACGTCAGTACCGCCGCTCTTCTGGAACGTTCTCATTTTCTTTTCACATCAATTAATGATTCCTAACCTCCTATAACAAAACAACTTCTTGTTAAAAAGACTTCATTTCCTGCAGATCTTCCCCACAGAGTATCAGTTAGTCTCTGAGGAGATACATCTCAATTTACGCAGCTGAAAATGTTTCCTGACGTGATTCTGACACCCTGGTACAACTGTGGTCCCCAGTCCCTCCGTTTCTCTGACCTCATTCTAATCTATCTCACGCTCATATATGGATGCCTTGGGGAGGGGGCACCCACCTTCACTGGAGCGGCGCAGCCGGGGCCCCCGAGCAGTGGAAATGCACGTTCTGCCACCGCGAGTCGCGGCGGTGCCACACGCGCGTCTCCTCCGACTGGCTGCTGCGCGGACGTCCCTGGCTGTCCACGAACTGCGTCAGGCGGATGTAGGCGATGCAGGCGGCGTCTTCGCCGATCAAGTGCACGTGCGGGTTCAGGATGGTGGTGTGGATGGGCTTGCTGTTCTTGGagagcactgggggggggggggggggcagagatccATCAGCGTGACCTAGTTTGGCTCATTCACATTAAGCTCAACTGGTGGCCCTCCCCAGCCTTAACCTTTTGTAGTCACACATTTTTagactgaaaaaatgtccccacaatgtcaaagcaGCAGGTTTGTAATGCATCTCTTTGATCCTCTTACAGTTTTCAAAGTAGAATCTGTGGAAATCCATCCCCTCCACCAGGTTACCCAGAGCCTCGGGTTCGAAGGACGTCAAGCCGGGGTCACAGATCTTCCTGTTGGGAAACCACACACCTCGTCACTCGACAAGAGACAGTAACGTGGAGCGGGAGGACGGGCGTCCCCGTGAGGAGCACCGAGACTGTCACTTCACACGGGGACCTGAATCCACACCATGTTATGGATACAAGTGCTAGGATTCAGCTGCATCACTGCAGACAGTGTGGGCCGATTCGCACCAacatgtctgtatgacaggaTGCTGCGCCTCGGTGTTCGTGACACGTCTCTGGCGAGCTTCCTGCTCCTCCATGAGCTGATGTTCATCCATAAAAAGGAATGACTTCTCCTCCAATGGCCCTGTCCAGGATAAGTGGCTGGATGCCAGATggagggaaggatggatggatggatggatggttcctcCAGGTGCCACAGAGTTGTGTCACCGCTGTAGCATGTGTGCTGGGTTTACGGGTCCATGACAGTTTGTTCAAAGTAGCGGCCAGATTACAAGAATGATACCAAATGAAGGACCGGAGATTTTTTTTCCCGAGAAGCTTAAAATTTAAGTATGTTGTTACATTTGGGGTAACTAATAATAGTCTGTTAATGGTGATAAGGTGGGACAAATAAAAACTAACTGATCTATTATACAAGTCAATGGTTCAACCTGCTAGAGATGAGCATCATGCGAAGGTTAACTGGGTACAAGGTGCGAGTCACTGATCCCACACAAAAGCTCTCCACCTGCCCCTCCTTCCCCAgagcccccttccccccccccccccccccccccccccccggctccgtGACTCACGCGTAGGCCTCAAAGTCCCCGTTGTTCACGGCCTCAATCAGCTGCTCTGTGATCTTGATGATCTCCTGCTTGCGCGCTGCGGGGAAACCAAGCAGAGGATCGTTCAgggaatttgttggggggggggagggggggggcaatcaAACAGCAAAGGACAAACACATTCAATTCCAACATGCGCCCAATCAACACCTAGAATCTGGAGGACAGACTACAGAACCAAACCTCATTGGTAGTTGGAACAGAAACACGGGAAAAACTGCTAGTAAATAGTCATTAAAACAAGAAAACGTTTGTCCAGCCAAGTGAAGCCGAATGTGTCCGTCCGCTTACTGCCATTCCTCTGTAATGCTGCCAAACCAACATCCCTTAGTAATATTACgtttgcatttttttcatttagCAGAAGCTTGTCTCCATGGtgatgtacaagtgaggcaacTTGTGCATGAGgtgctgtgtggctcagtgggttaagattctgtgcctgtgattgaaaGCTTGCTGGTTCAAAATCCCATGTCCAGCAGAGTGTTTTCACCTTTGAACccggagcaagacccttaaccgtGTGCTGCTTCGGATAACAGCATCTgctgtgtaaataaatgtagcaCATGGTgggtactttctgaacctttgAACCCTAAAACGCATCTTCCAGCACAGCACTGGAAGGATACATGCTGAACTCACATGCCACCTGCAAATGCAGGACAGCTTTGGCGCCTTGTTGCCCAATATCTATCTAGGTGCTATTACTGCCAAAGAAcatatcacacacacagctttcaAAACGCAGGGCAGTAAAGCCAGCGATGTGTAAGAGAGCATGAGTAAAGTCCTCTCACTCCTCTCCTATTCACTGACACCCGTATCTGAAATTCAGCGGGAAGAGATTTAGTTGTGCAGTCGACAATAAGACACTGTCTCCTCTATGAGGGAACAAAAACGCTCAGCATTTACATAATTGCTCtttctaaataattatgttgttATGAATTCCCttcataaatataaatttttttcccccagccaAGCTTTTCAATGTCATAATTACTCTCTCTGGCCTACAATGGCTGACAAGCCTCGGGCCTGAAAAAACCTCGGAGGCGTTCCGGCGGGGGCTGGTGGAGCAAACAGTCACGCTGCTAGTAAACAAGCTGTGAGCGGGACTTGTGTCGGACCCATGGTGTTCGATTttgttttctggaaaaaaaatgcacgTTTTTACTGGACGTAATCTCACTGTTACGGGGTCCTGCCATATCGGAataacatagatgactggaacAAATAAACGAATCACCCCAGAGTAGACTGGGCAGAAAACGGTTCCCTTTGAGCACCGTCACGATTCAAAAGAGATGCCTCTCTGATATCCTGTCATTCTGCAGCCACGTGTTCCTGCGTTGAACATCCTGTGTTTAATAGACCCTAAAGTCCGGTTTGTACTTCACTTTTCTGCATGCCATTACAGTCCGTACATAGGGTGCGTCATTGGGAGTGGCCCGATTAGAGATTGGGTATAGCAGAAGTGTTGGGCATTCCTGCGCATTGACTGCACGTGTGCAAGGAATGGATAGTGCATTACTAGGGGTCTCCAAcaggtggcagcactgacttCCATGGAACTTGGAAAACCTTGATGCTGAGTAGCAAGACTGTTAAAGCATGAGCCATAGAAGATGCTGAAAACCTGGGGGGTTTCGGGTGTCGGGCTCACTTCAGGCCTAGTCTGTTCTGCCTCTCGCTCTCAGCCCAGCACACACTCCAGTTTCTTCCCCTTACACTCATCATCTCAGTATGTTACACATCGTATGCTAATTCAGGCTCCTGTCTCTCTGTGACACCCTTCCTCAAATGCCTCCCTTTCCGCCGGCCTCCTTCCCCCACCCTACACGCACCGTGTGATGGCTGCTGACCTCACTGTGCTATTTCTGTCCCTGAGCTTTAGAtcaatttccctccccctaAACAGCAGGGAGAACTTGCTCGCTGCAGAGAGCCCTGAGGTGGCCCCATCGTCAGCTCTGTTAGCACTCCAGCATGCCAGCCTGCTTCAGGCCCAAGGGCCGAGGCTGCACCATCCCTCCATCGACGGACAGGGGTAGCTCAGGCCCAGTCGTCATCTCTTCCCTGAGTGCTGCCTTCTCAGGGCACCTGTGGCATTGTACTGAAGCAGCTGGCTCATTAACATCTGCATCTTGGCCAGAACATACACTTCAGGTTCTATGCAGGGCTGGGCTTTctgatgctaatcagtaatgatggacaaaataacacttcatgaaccacttgctgtactttttgagcccactagatggtgctctctgataaaaaaaaagggCATAAAGgatgccccaaagcaaaccaaaagcaccatctagtgggctcaGAAAAATTCAGCAAATAGTTTATGAAGCATAATCTTATCCATCACTACTGATCAGACACAGTGGCAGCCAGCACACACAGAGAGCACAGAGGAGACCGACTGACAGGCCAAGCTGAAGAGCAACATAGACTGGAGACCAGGAATCACCGCAAAATGCATCTTTATGCTGTGCATGCTCATCTGAATGCGAGCTGCTATGTCTCTCTGAGGCGTCGCGATAAAATCACGAACTACCGCAAAAAATGACCCGGGGAGGATAAGGGAGTCGCCGCATTTACTCCACAGACTCTTCCGCACACGACGGCCCCACACGGTACTCACTCTGCGAGGACAGGGAGGGGGAAGAGGACGGCGGCGGAGGGGGGGAGGAACGAGGCGGAGGCGGGGCTGCCTCCGGGCCGGGCTGGGGGGCGGAGCCCCGTCGGACGCTGCTCACAATGTCAGTCAGGCGAGATGCTGGGGCGAGGTTGGGGGTTGGGGACACGAAACAGAGGACGCCGTAGAGAAAGGGTGATGACAGAGAGATGAGAAAGGAGTCGCAATGAAAGAGAATTTCAATACAAACAGAGAAACGGAAGAACATATACAATTGAAACAGGTAGCAGGACAGCACAGCCGCTATGTCAGCAAACAGGAATATAGAGTGTGTCCACATTCACATGAGCGGGGCGGGAGGGGGCGGGGTGTAAAATACtctaggggggggggtgtaaaatactctaggggggggggggtgtgaaatactctagggggggggggggtgtgaaatACTCTAGGGGGGGGTGTGTGAAATActctagggggggggggtgtgaaatactctaggggggggggggtgtaaaatACTCTAGGGGGGGGTGTAAAATACTCtagggggggggtgatgtgggCGGGGACTCTGTAATTCTACAGGTCTCTTTGCCAAACGGGTGATGACCCCCAAGCCAGCCATACTTACCCTGCATGGGAGCAACAGGggtgtggggaggggagggcgcACGTGGGGCAGCAGGGGGGGTTCCGAACCCCCCCTCACCATCAGACACAGGGCCTGAGCCCCTGCGCACGCACCCTAGGATGTCTGTCAACTTCGAAGCTTTGGTGTGGGGGGTGGAGTCATAGGGGCGGAGAAAAGCACAGAGAAATTAGGACAGTGAAACTGAggcatgaaaaaagaaaatggggGCATGTCTGCCGCATGCAAGTTCCTGGAACTTTGAGAAGCTTCACGCTCGCTTTAGACCCAGGGTCAAAGGTTAAAGTTCGAGCTCCTTCAGGTCCCGGCAGGAATCTGGAAACCGCAGCTTTTCAAGTAATAAAAAAtgctctgtttttctgctacttCTGTTTCTTAAGTTTTGTTAACTGGAATCACCTTTTAGTCATGATTAAACATGAAGGAGTGGGTCATCGGCAGCTGTGAAACCAAAAGCCTGAGCATCGGGAACAACAGAGAATAAAAtaatagcggggggggggggtagagaaaATCCATATTTTTATGAGTCAATCTGGTGAGTCGGCAGAGCTCTGTGGTTCCCGATGGCTTGTGCCTGCACTTCCTGCTCATCGCCACAGGGTGGCAGCAAGGTTCCCACACAAGTGCGCACACAGCAAGAGAAGACTGGAATTTCTGGCACCTCAGATCTGTAGTGGGGGCTGGGATATTCTAAAACTAAATTACCCAGTGCTTACTGCTGAATCATCTGGGCAAGTGCAATTTCAATGCACTTCAAGGAACTTTACCTTTTATGGGTGTGAGGTGCCACGCAGCTCGGTCAGGAGTAAGGGGACACGTCCTGACCTGCGTGGCTGCCCCGTAAAAACAGGCGCGTGCCTATCGAGGTGGGGGTCCCTTTGGTGCCCGTATGTGCTGGCATGCGCCCAAAGCTGACTGGGCAGACTGTCTGTGCGCGTGGGTGTTTGTACCCGACAGCACACGCCCACAAACAGCGCAATGGTCGTAGGGGCTGGGTGCCCCTCGTGATGGGGAGAGGGTTAGGGTGGtaagtgttgggggggggggggtcaggcagCTCCAGATGTGTCCACTTACAGAAGATGGCGGGATTAGGGCTTTGCGGGAGCCCTGCCTCTGGCTGAGACGTGCTGCTTGATTGGCTCTTAACTGAGCTGTTATCTAGACTCTTCCCTGTCCAGATCAGGAATAGgggaaatttgggggggggggagggagataATGAAACATAAACAAAGGAAGACAGAGCACATGTGAcacatggtggggggggcagattaGGACGGGGGGGAGCCCTCTATGCCCACTGACTGGACAGTGATCCCAGCATTAGGGTGGCTGGGAAAGTGGCTTTGATCGACAGGCCGCCGGAACACGTGACAGAGAGCCTGACAGCCCGCATGGCCGGACAGGCGAGACGCAGGAAGGACCATGTAGTCACGAGCTGAAATGAGACACTGCTGTTCTGCCGATGTCACACGTTTGCTATCCGTCCATCACACTCGATCTCACGACGCCAAACTTGCTCCCACGCCAGatcccacacacgcacacatttgTGGTTCTGCGTCGTCTCCTTTGCCGTCCCGTCTCCCACAGACCGTTATAAATGCGTCCCCCTCTCTCGTGTCGCCCTGCCAGTCTCCTCGCGGGTGCTATAAATACCCGTAAGGTGCCCTTACAGTGTCCTCTCTGCATTGCCAGTCGCTCCTGTCTTTAACCTTCCCACTGCATGGGCCGGCCCTGTACATCGTGACCCAGAAAGCGCAACTCCACAAATTGGATCGGCACAGAACTCTTCGGTGGGGGGCATGTGGAGCGTGCGGGGGAGGGTCTTGATGTGGACGTCCTGCCAGCACGTCTAAGTGGGCAGGAGGGTTTGGGTAAACAAACACCAGCTACTGGGCCGCCTTCAGAGGGCAGCTGCGCTTCCTGTGACGGGCGTGACTGACCCGCCAGCCGAGGCGGGCGACCCAGGCCACCAAACGGCCCGTCGGACTCACCTTTCACGTCCTCGTCCTCAATGGTGGTGTTGCTGCTGTCAGAAGACTCCTGGAAGAGAATGGAGGGATACAGAgaggaaaagaaagaaagaaagacagaaaaaaagacagagagagacagtggtGTTACTGAGGGTCAGTGCTGTGAGAGGCGCAGTGAAACGCAGGCGCACTGCTCCAGTGACGCCTGACCCGCTTGCCTGCACCAGTGCGCACAAACACTGCACAAGACGGCACAGAACCAGAAGAAGCTGCTATCACCCACATTAGCCGGCGTTAAAATGCTCTGGATCACTGGATCATCactcccagcctctctctctccctccctgcaGGCACCCACTCTCTCGCAAGCTGCCTGTCACAGAGGCTGGACAATAAGctgctttgggggtggggggggggggggggtaaaagggCAGCTGGAAGGTCCCAGTTACTCTAAACAGAACGGACACAAGCAGGGATTGCGGTCAGCTGCAATTCACTGGAATCCTCCCTGACTGTACTTCAAGATTTGAACACCAGGTGGAACCGTGGAGTCAGCTGCGATCCAGAAATCAATCTTCTGACTTGAGATCAACCTGGTTTCATCCGACAGATACATATCAGATCAGCAGACACATACCAGATCTGACAAATACATATCTGTCAGATTAATACATATATAATGCACCCATATTATACAGTGGATTTGTGCCACATCATTCTGCTTATTTATATACATTAATCTTCTTTTTTTCCTTGAAAATGGCTGCCTTTTCATGCCTTCATCTCTTCCTCTTCGTTTGGCAGAGTAGCTGCAGTGACCTTGCGGTCTCTGTTGCGTATCCTAGTTTAAAGCAAACCCTGGCTTTCCTGGAGAGTTTAAAGGCACTTTTTAGGGCACTATTGGGCACAAACACCCCACGAATAAAGACGAGGGCTCCAGGGACCAGGGCAcatggtggggcggggggggcacggggtggggcggggggcacgGGGTGGCGAATCTACTGACAGGGAGACAGTGAGAGAAACGGCGAGCGGGACCAGCAGTGGTACAGGGGAGCAAGCGACCTGCGTTATCAGACACACTCTTTTGACCATTTCCCTCTCATCAGCTGGAAAGGCAAAATGGCTGGGCTTCACTTCCTGCCCACAGATACACAAAGGCACACAACAGCCCATGGGAGGGGCTCCGGTTCTAGCTGTGAGGTTTTGCACTGTTTCGAGGGTGTGAAATGCTGCACTTGTCTGTTAGAGGCTGAGAGGCCCATTATTCTCAAAGGCTGCAGTTTTCCCAGTTGGCCACTTGGTGTCACTGTGGTATACTGAGAAATAATGCACTCAATTCATACTTGTCCCCAACAGCTCACGAATGGGGAAAAACAGCTATAAACAATTTACATTTTCAGCTATTTATATCAGCTCTTCAGTATATATTGTTCCATCAGTTTCAATCCTCTTAAGGCTGTCTATAAACTTAAGGTGCAGATATTAAACAACTCTACAGTCAATCCATTAACAGTAAGACACTTTTAACAATCACTTTGAGGGATAACCAAAAGTATGAGTGCATCTTAAAAAGATTATAAAGATACCCAAGGCTGTTTATATCTATCAGAAAAAGCCATACATCCAATCAGTTTGACGTTAATAATTTGGTTCCCCACGGTGTCTATATAATCGGCTAAATAAATGCTCGTCTTCTCGCTGTTGATCACTTGACATGAGAACACAGCAGTGTGTGGCACTTCACACGCACAAGTCCTCACGGGAGGGCGGGTCGATTGAGCCCTCccacccctccacacacacacacacacacacacacacacacacacacacacacacacacacatacaaccaCACGTAGAGGGGCGTGGGCTCAAACACCATGCTGGGACGACCCCAGTCACCGATGGCGTCCCAGAGACAGTGAGAAGGAGACAGAAACTCATGATAGGGGTTGGTGTGGGGGGAGATGAGAGGGTGAGAGgtgggtgggctggggggggggcgggaagaTGTACCTTGATCCCATCCACTGGGTTATGGATAACAGTGGTCTGAGGCTCCTAGAGAGAGAGATAGTACCAgcgagatagagagagagagggggtgtgagagagagaaagggtgtGAGAgaaagagcgagagagagcaCAAGAGAAAGGGAgggtgagggagagagagagagagagaacgagagAGATGCAGAAGCGTGGGCGTGAGGATGAGATGGAGAAGAAGGCAAAGAAAGAAGGGAGGTGACAGCAGGAAGAAA contains these protein-coding regions:
- the LOC125745991 gene encoding calcium/calmodulin-dependent protein kinase type II subunit beta isoform X29; translation: MGVVHRDLKPENLLLASKCKNAAVKLADFGLAIEVQGDQQAWFGFAGTPGYLSPEVLRKEAYGKPVDIWACGVILYILLVGYPPFWDEDQHKLYQQIKAGAYDFPSPEWDTVTPEAKNLINQMLTINPAKRITAQEALKHPWVCQRSTVASMMHRQETVECLKKFNARRKLKGAILTTMLVSRNFSVGRQTTAPATVSAAAAAAAAAAGTTAGLVEQAAKSLLNKKADVKKRKSSSTVQYMPQSNSTKNSIVTSPKGNVPSPALEPQTTVIHNPVDGIKESSDSSNTTIEDEDVKGKSLDNSSVKSQSSSTSQPEAGLPQSPNPAIFSSKLTDILGCVRRGSGPVSDGEGGFGTPPAAPRAPSPPHTPVAPMQASRLTDIVSSVRRGSAPQPGPEAAPPPPRSSPPPPPSSSPSLSSQTRKQEIIKITEQLIEAVNNGDFEAYAKICDPGLTSFEPEALGNLVEGMDFHRFYFENLLSKNSKPIHTTILNPHVHLIGEDAACIAYIRLTQFVDSQGRPRSSQSEETRVWHRRDSRWQNVHFHCSGAPAAPLQ